The following proteins come from a genomic window of Gemmatimonadaceae bacterium:
- a CDS encoding heavy metal sensor histidine kinase, producing MSSTNSSPPHEGTVGTRARRPWSIAGRLTQHYAGSTVALLLIAASFLYWGLIRELHRQDRRLVASKLLVLRHLVAQYPTSADALSSEIEHEAGEGGPLQYYLRIVDGRGVTLLETPGMDTLVPSSAFPPPTSGPVGPDECSACKASDDHRYLLLAATGTATGVGAEYRQLQVALDVSATTQILADYRAKLIAVLGLGLLAAVAVGVVVARVALQPVNDISRRAQAISASRLDARLCDERPWPTELRGLASDFDAMLDRLQAAFTRLSQFSADLAHALRNPINNLRGEAEVALARARTPEEYQQVLGSSLEELVRLSRLIDGLLFIARAEDPNHAVEHTRFPVRRELDAVCDFYEALAAERHIGVECEGDAWLNGDSVLFRQAVSNLLANALNYTLNEGRVTMTATQKVDGGVEVRVSDTGPGISTSHLPHVFERFYRVEEGQARVTGGAGLGLAIVQSIMQLHGGNARIESAVGHGTTVRLEFPAVVPTADAAAT from the coding sequence ATGTCCTCGACGAACAGTAGCCCACCGCACGAGGGCACTGTCGGTACGCGCGCGCGCCGGCCGTGGTCAATCGCCGGCCGACTGACCCAACATTACGCTGGATCAACCGTCGCGCTCCTGCTCATCGCCGCGAGCTTCCTGTACTGGGGACTCATCCGTGAACTGCACCGACAGGACCGGCGGCTCGTGGCGAGCAAGTTGCTGGTGCTGCGTCACCTGGTGGCGCAATACCCCACCAGCGCCGACGCGCTCTCCAGCGAGATCGAGCACGAGGCCGGCGAGGGAGGCCCGCTGCAGTATTACCTTCGGATCGTCGACGGCCGTGGCGTCACCCTTCTCGAGACTCCGGGGATGGACACGCTCGTCCCGTCGTCGGCCTTTCCACCGCCGACCAGCGGGCCGGTCGGTCCGGACGAGTGTTCGGCGTGCAAGGCAAGCGACGACCACCGCTATCTGCTGCTCGCCGCTACCGGCACAGCGACAGGAGTCGGCGCCGAGTACCGCCAGCTGCAGGTGGCACTGGACGTCTCGGCTACGACGCAAATCCTTGCGGACTACCGCGCGAAGCTGATCGCGGTGCTCGGCCTGGGCCTGCTCGCGGCGGTGGCGGTGGGCGTGGTGGTCGCGCGCGTCGCACTGCAGCCGGTCAACGACATCTCGCGCCGCGCGCAGGCCATATCCGCCAGCCGGCTCGACGCCCGGCTCTGCGACGAGCGGCCGTGGCCCACGGAACTGCGCGGACTGGCCAGTGACTTCGACGCCATGCTCGATCGCCTGCAGGCCGCATTCACCCGCCTCTCCCAGTTCTCAGCCGACCTTGCGCACGCGCTTCGTAACCCCATCAACAACCTGCGCGGCGAGGCCGAAGTGGCGCTGGCGCGCGCGCGAACCCCGGAAGAGTACCAGCAGGTGCTTGGATCGAGCCTCGAGGAACTGGTGCGACTGTCGCGGCTTATCGACGGACTGCTCTTCATCGCGCGCGCTGAGGATCCCAACCACGCCGTGGAACACACGCGCTTTCCTGTCCGGCGAGAGCTGGATGCCGTGTGCGACTTCTATGAAGCACTCGCCGCCGAGCGCCATATCGGCGTGGAGTGCGAGGGTGACGCCTGGCTCAATGGCGATTCCGTCCTCTTCCGGCAGGCCGTAAGTAATCTGCTAGCCAACGCGCTCAATTACACGCTGAACGAGGGCCGCGTGACGATGACCGCTACGCAAAAAGTTGACGGTGGCGTGGAGGTGCGAGTGAGCGACACGGGGCCCGGCATTTCTACGTCCCATCTGCCGCACGTCTTCGAACGATTCTATCGGGTCGAAGAGGGGCAGGCACGCGTCACCGGCGGAGCCGGACTGGGATTGGCAATCGTGCAGTCCATCATGCAGTTGCACGGTGGTAACGCCCGCATCGAAAGCGCGGTGGGGCACGGCACGACGGTACGGCTTGAGTTCCCGGCGGTGGTGCCAACCGCGGACGCGGCCGCCACTTGA
- the feoB gene encoding ferrous iron transport protein B codes for MPTASRALRARKLPPPPAPAALRVALIGNPNSGKSTLFNALTGMRQRVGNFPGVTVERVEGGYTHDGASRVIVIDLPGSYSLVAESPDEAIALDVLNGTAPGVPPVDVIVVVVDAENLERNLYLATQILELGRPTVIALNRADRLAAAGIQVDVPALIHELGAVVVPVVATRHEGIDRLRHAIALAPSLPLSTIGASGALSSTGGDDMASAGADADRRYRWIGSVLERTVSRSARTAHAVSDRVDAIALHRVWGPLIFLALMTLVFQVMFTWARPLGDAVQALIDAAGYLLRAALPAGELRSLLVDGALGGVGSVVVFLPQIAVLFLCIGLLEDSGYMARAAFVMDRFMRPLGLQGKSFIPLISGYACAVPAIMATRTIQQPKERAATIMVLPLMSCSARLPIYTLLIGAFVPATTVAGLFNLQGLTLLGMYLLGTVAALAAAAVFRRTLLRSATRALIIELPSYSWPSARVLASSVWQRVQLFLRKAGTIIFAISVLLWALASYPKPAAERVLSQEARLEQSALGRIGHAIEPAVRPLGYDWKIGVSMVASFAAREVFVSTMATIYGVSSTESAPQALASRLRAERNPATGTAVYTPLVAIGLMCFYVFALMCTSTIAVTMREMGGGVRGAGWAALQFAYMLGLAYGAGLLVYRGGLALGIGGGA; via the coding sequence GTGCCCACCGCCAGCCGGGCCCTGCGCGCCAGAAAGTTGCCGCCGCCGCCGGCGCCAGCCGCGCTTCGGGTGGCGCTCATCGGGAACCCGAACAGCGGGAAGAGCACGCTGTTCAACGCACTCACGGGTATGCGACAACGCGTCGGGAACTTTCCCGGCGTCACCGTGGAGCGCGTCGAGGGCGGCTATACCCACGACGGTGCGTCGCGGGTGATCGTCATCGACCTTCCCGGCAGCTACAGCCTCGTCGCGGAGTCGCCGGACGAGGCGATCGCGCTCGATGTGCTCAACGGCACGGCGCCGGGAGTGCCGCCCGTCGACGTGATCGTCGTGGTCGTCGATGCCGAGAACCTCGAGCGCAACCTGTATCTGGCGACGCAGATCCTCGAGCTCGGACGTCCGACGGTGATCGCGCTCAATCGCGCCGACCGCCTCGCCGCCGCCGGCATCCAGGTGGACGTGCCCGCGCTCATCCACGAACTGGGCGCCGTGGTGGTGCCCGTGGTGGCGACGCGGCACGAGGGCATCGATCGCCTGCGGCACGCGATCGCCCTCGCGCCGTCGTTGCCGCTCTCCACGATTGGGGCAAGCGGCGCGCTGTCGTCGACAGGCGGCGACGACATGGCGTCTGCGGGCGCCGACGCCGACCGTCGCTACCGGTGGATCGGCTCGGTGCTGGAGCGCACCGTGTCCCGAAGCGCGCGGACGGCGCACGCGGTCAGCGACCGCGTCGACGCCATCGCGTTGCACCGTGTGTGGGGTCCGTTGATCTTCCTCGCGTTGATGACGCTGGTCTTCCAGGTGATGTTCACCTGGGCTCGCCCGCTCGGCGATGCGGTGCAGGCGCTCATTGACGCGGCGGGATATCTGCTGCGCGCGGCGTTGCCGGCGGGCGAGCTGCGCAGCCTGCTCGTCGATGGAGCGCTCGGGGGCGTCGGCAGCGTCGTCGTGTTCCTGCCGCAGATTGCCGTGCTCTTTCTCTGCATCGGACTCCTCGAGGATTCCGGCTACATGGCGCGGGCGGCGTTCGTGATGGACAGGTTCATGCGTCCGCTCGGGCTGCAGGGGAAGAGCTTCATTCCCCTCATTTCCGGTTACGCCTGCGCCGTGCCGGCGATCATGGCGACGCGCACCATCCAGCAGCCGAAGGAGCGCGCGGCGACGATCATGGTGTTGCCGCTGATGAGTTGCTCGGCGCGCCTGCCGATCTACACGCTGCTCATCGGCGCATTCGTTCCGGCCACGACCGTGGCGGGCCTGTTCAACCTGCAGGGACTGACGCTGCTCGGCATGTATCTCCTCGGCACGGTGGCGGCGCTGGCGGCGGCGGCGGTCTTCCGGCGCACGCTGCTGCGTTCGGCCACGCGGGCACTGATCATCGAGCTCCCATCGTACAGTTGGCCGAGCGCCCGGGTGCTCGCGTCGTCCGTGTGGCAACGGGTGCAACTGTTCCTGCGCAAGGCGGGCACAATCATCTTCGCGATCTCCGTGCTGCTCTGGGCGCTGGCCAGCTATCCCAAGCCGGCGGCGGAACGGGTGCTGTCGCAGGAAGCGCGGCTCGAGCAATCTGCGCTGGGCCGCATCGGCCACGCGATCGAACCGGCGGTGCGGCCGCTCGGATACGACTGGAAGATCGGGGTATCGATGGTCGCCTCGTTCGCCGCTCGCGAGGTGTTCGTGTCGACGATGGCGACGATCTACGGTGTCTCGAGCACGGAGAGTGCGCCGCAGGCGCTGGCGTCCCGCCTGCGCGCGGAGCGGAATCCCGCCACCGGGACGGCCGTGTACACGCCGCTCGTCGCGATCGGATTGATGTGCTTCTACGTCTTCGCGCTGATGTGCACGAGCACTATCGCGGTGACCATGCGCGAGATGGGCGGCGGCGTGCGCGGCGCGGGCTGGGCGGCGCTCCAGTTCGCCTACATGCTCGGCCTCGCCTACGGCGCGGGGCTGCTGGTGTACCGGGGTGGTCTCGCCCTCGGCATCGGAGGTGGCGCGTGA
- a CDS encoding BrnA antitoxin family protein — protein MEKRSRFSNTAKHGQADLARLRRMTDAEIERTAPSELPFLPDNFWKDARVVVPSTKEAISFRVDADVLEWFRAAGPRYQSRMNAVLRSYVEHMGPPARRRRTGPTANKER, from the coding sequence ATGGAAAAGCGATCCAGGTTCTCTAACACCGCGAAGCACGGTCAGGCCGACTTGGCGCGCCTCCGCCGGATGACGGACGCCGAGATTGAGCGCACCGCGCCATCGGAGCTGCCGTTTCTTCCCGACAACTTCTGGAAGGACGCGCGCGTTGTCGTGCCGTCTACGAAGGAGGCCATCTCGTTCCGCGTGGATGCGGATGTGCTCGAGTGGTTTCGCGCGGCCGGCCCGCGGTACCAGTCACGCATGAACGCCGTGCTGCGCAGCTACGTCGAGCACATGGGACCACCTGCACGGCGCCGACGCACCGGACCCACTGCGAACAAGGAACGTTGA
- a CDS encoding BrnT family toxin, producing the protein MEYDWDPAKNDENLQRRGFDFAFASQIFRGIYVQYPDDRADYGERRMIALGLAEGLPLSVVFTDRIRTDGTQVRRIISARVSNRKERTRYGKAIQVL; encoded by the coding sequence GTGGAATATGACTGGGATCCCGCCAAGAACGACGAGAACCTCCAGCGCCGAGGGTTCGACTTCGCGTTTGCGTCGCAGATCTTTCGCGGCATCTACGTCCAGTATCCGGATGATCGGGCCGACTATGGCGAGCGACGGATGATCGCGTTGGGCCTCGCTGAGGGTTTGCCACTCAGCGTCGTCTTCACCGATCGGATCCGCACGGATGGGACCCAGGTTCGGCGTATCATCAGTGCACGCGTAAGCAATCGCAAGGAGCGCACGCGATATGGAAAAGCGATCCAGGTTCTCTAA
- a CDS encoding DUF2867 domain-containing protein produces the protein MKILVTGATGYVGGRLIPRLLTMGHEIVCLARDPSHISGRGWERVDVRRGDALDAGSLLPAMEGVDVAYYLIHSMTQGKGKFEDHDRMAAEHFGMAASAAGVRRIIYLGGLGKADEALSPHLASRHEVGRILRSSGVPVTEFRAAVIVGSGSISFEIIRYLTEGLPVMFTPRWMATRCQPIAIANVLDYLTLALQEPGSVGRTLEIGGPDVLSYREMMLGYAAARKLTRILIPLPVPTPRLSALFLHMITPIPTSISRALIEGMRNEVVVHDHAAEALFAVALIPYHEAVRRALQRIQSGDVETYWTGARTGLQPGVTLKVSEGMILDERRVESATSAAELFATFSGIGGERGWFYGEGGWKLRGAMDRLVGGVGLRRGRRNPDELRPGDALDFWRVEAVDPGRLVRLRAEMKVPGRAWLQFEASNRPGGGALLVQTAFFEPYGFLGLLYWYLLHPIHELFFAGMSHAIARRAERAGTKPPRS, from the coding sequence ATGAAGATCCTCGTCACTGGCGCCACCGGGTACGTCGGGGGTCGCCTCATTCCGCGCCTGCTCACCATGGGGCACGAGATCGTCTGCCTCGCACGGGATCCCTCGCACATTTCCGGACGCGGCTGGGAGCGGGTCGACGTCCGCCGAGGGGACGCGCTCGATGCTGGAAGCCTCCTCCCGGCGATGGAGGGCGTGGACGTCGCGTACTACCTCATCCACTCCATGACGCAGGGCAAGGGGAAATTCGAGGACCACGACCGGATGGCCGCCGAGCATTTCGGCATGGCCGCGAGCGCGGCCGGCGTGCGTCGGATCATCTACCTCGGCGGGCTTGGCAAGGCCGACGAAGCGCTCTCTCCGCATCTCGCGTCGCGGCACGAAGTTGGCCGCATCCTGCGTTCCTCCGGGGTGCCAGTCACAGAGTTCCGCGCCGCGGTGATCGTGGGCTCGGGAAGCATCTCGTTCGAGATCATCCGGTACCTCACCGAGGGGCTCCCCGTGATGTTCACGCCACGATGGATGGCGACGCGCTGCCAGCCGATCGCGATCGCGAACGTGCTCGACTACCTGACGCTCGCGCTGCAAGAGCCGGGTTCGGTGGGGCGCACACTGGAGATCGGCGGTCCCGACGTGCTGTCGTACCGCGAGATGATGCTGGGCTACGCAGCAGCGCGAAAACTCACTCGAATTCTCATTCCGCTCCCGGTGCCGACGCCGAGACTGTCGGCGCTGTTCCTCCATATGATCACCCCAATCCCGACGTCGATTTCGCGCGCGCTGATCGAAGGCATGCGCAACGAAGTCGTGGTGCACGATCACGCTGCAGAAGCGTTGTTCGCGGTGGCACTCATCCCATACCACGAGGCGGTTCGGCGCGCGCTGCAGCGCATTCAATCGGGCGACGTCGAGACCTACTGGACCGGTGCGCGGACCGGACTCCAGCCGGGAGTCACACTCAAGGTTTCCGAAGGAATGATCCTCGACGAACGCCGGGTCGAGTCGGCAACCAGCGCCGCCGAGTTGTTCGCGACGTTCTCCGGGATCGGCGGTGAACGCGGCTGGTTCTATGGCGAAGGGGGATGGAAGCTGCGAGGGGCGATGGATCGGCTCGTGGGAGGCGTCGGATTGCGACGAGGACGCCGCAACCCCGACGAGTTGCGTCCGGGCGACGCGCTCGACTTCTGGCGGGTGGAAGCGGTGGACCCGGGACGCCTCGTCCGCCTGCGTGCCGAAATGAAAGTCCCGGGCCGGGCGTGGCTGCAATTCGAGGCCTCGAACAGGCCCGGAGGGGGCGCGCTACTCGTGCAGACGGCGTTCTTCGAGCCGTACGGCTTCCTCGGCCTGCTCTATTGGTACCTGCTGCACCCCATCCACGAGCTGTTCTTCGCCGGAATGTCGCACGCGATCGCGCGCCGCGCCGAGCGCGCGGGCACGAAACCGCCACGCTCTTAG
- a CDS encoding heavy metal response regulator transcription factor, whose product MRILIVDDERKAADYLHHGLTESGFVVDVALNGDNGLSLALSEYYDLIVLDVMMPGRDGWSVLTSLRRAGRQTPVLFLTARDTVVDRVKGLEGGADDYLVKPFAFSELLARIRSILRRGPSRQLETLTVADLELDILRHRASRAGQRLDLTPKEFALLSLLVRRRGEVLSRTLISELVWEMNFDSDTNVVDVAVRRLRTKVDDPFPLKLIRTVRGVGYVLDEQ is encoded by the coding sequence ATGCGCATTCTCATCGTGGACGACGAGCGCAAGGCCGCCGACTACCTGCACCACGGACTCACTGAGTCCGGCTTCGTGGTTGACGTGGCGCTCAATGGCGATAACGGGCTGTCCCTCGCGCTGAGCGAGTACTACGACCTCATCGTTCTCGACGTGATGATGCCCGGCCGCGATGGATGGTCGGTGCTCACGTCCCTGCGCCGCGCCGGCCGCCAGACGCCCGTGCTCTTTCTGACGGCCCGCGACACTGTGGTCGACCGGGTCAAGGGGCTTGAGGGCGGCGCCGACGACTACCTGGTGAAACCGTTCGCGTTCTCCGAACTCCTCGCCCGCATCCGATCGATCCTGCGGCGCGGGCCGAGCCGGCAGCTGGAGACGCTGACCGTCGCCGACCTCGAGCTCGACATTCTCCGGCACCGCGCATCGCGCGCCGGACAGCGTCTCGATCTCACGCCCAAGGAGTTCGCGCTGCTCTCGTTGCTCGTTCGGCGGCGAGGCGAGGTGCTGTCGCGCACGCTCATTTCCGAGCTGGTCTGGGAGATGAACTTCGACAGCGACACCAACGTCGTGGACGTCGCGGTGCGCCGGCTCCGGACGAAGGTCGACGATCCGTTTCCCCTGAAGCTCATTCGGACCGTGCGCGGAGTCGGGTATGTCCTCGACGAACAGTAG
- a CDS encoding multiheme c-type cytochrome produces MTRCIFRIVGVTFALLPGAALAQEKSVGSYVGVEQCVMCHKSEKSGNQAGIWKQSKHAEAYNTLSTPRADEIAKSKGLAVPAKDAPECLECHTMRSSEPEHRKLGVQCEACHGPGSAYRKMSVMKDKALSIAAGMTPHEDKAAIERQCRSCHNEKSPTFKEFNFEERWAKIRHPKPAA; encoded by the coding sequence GTGACACGGTGTATTTTTCGGATCGTAGGCGTCACATTCGCGCTCCTTCCCGGCGCCGCGTTGGCGCAGGAGAAGTCAGTGGGCAGCTACGTCGGCGTCGAGCAGTGCGTCATGTGCCACAAGTCGGAGAAATCGGGCAACCAGGCCGGCATCTGGAAGCAGTCGAAGCACGCGGAAGCGTACAACACGCTGTCGACGCCGCGCGCGGATGAGATCGCCAAATCCAAGGGTCTTGCGGTGCCGGCGAAGGACGCGCCCGAGTGTCTGGAGTGCCACACGATGCGCAGCAGCGAGCCCGAGCACCGGAAGCTCGGCGTGCAGTGCGAAGCCTGCCACGGCCCGGGATCGGCGTACCGGAAGATGTCGGTCATGAAGGACAAGGCACTCTCGATTGCCGCTGGGATGACCCCGCACGAGGACAAGGCCGCGATTGAACGGCAGTGCCGTTCCTGCCACAACGAAAAGAGCCCGACCTTCAAGGAGTTCAACTTCGAGGAGCGCTGGGCGAAGATCCGGCACCCGAAGCCCGCTGCGTAG